From Perognathus longimembris pacificus isolate PPM17 chromosome 4, ASM2315922v1, whole genome shotgun sequence, one genomic window encodes:
- the Mtnr1b gene encoding melatonin receptor type 1B, with amino-acid sequence MLENASFTNCCEPGGLALHPGWREADGPPPSRSARLPWVAPALSTVLIVTTAVDVVGNLLVILSVLRNRKLRNAGNLFLVNLAMADLVVALYPYPLILLAISTGGWALGELHCKASAFVMGLSVIGSVFNITAIAINRYCYICHRRAYHRLCGPRHVPLYIGLIWLLTLVALVPNFFVGSLEYDPRIYSCTFIQTASARYTAAVVAIHFLLPLTAVAFCYLRIWAFVLQARRKAKAESKPHLRPSDVRSFLSMFTVFAIFAVCWAPLNGIGLAVAIDPQALAARVPEGLFVTSYFLAYFHSCLNAIVYGMLNQNFRREYARIISELCAPRGCHAAALSASHGGHADRLPRRAPAILPTQPRAQATTL; translated from the exons ATGCTGGAGAATGCATCTTTCACCAATTGCTGCGAGCCCGGTGGGCTGGCACTGCATCCGGGATGGCGGGAGGCAGATGGCCCGCCACCATCCAGGAGCGCCCGGCTTCCCTGGGTGGCCCCTGCGCTGTCCACGGTGCTCATTGTCACCACCGCGGTGGACGTCGTGGGCAACCTCCTGGTCATCCTCTCCGTGCTCAGGAATCGCAAGCTCCGGAATGCAG GTAACTTATTCCTGGTCAATCTGGCCATGGCTGACCTGGTGGTAGCCTTGTATCCCTACCCGCTCATCCTCCTGGCCATCTCCACTGGTGGCTGGGCCCTGGGCGAGCTGCACTGCAAGGCCAGTGCCTTTGTGATGGGCCTGAGCGTCATCGGCTCCGTCTTCAACATCACTGCCATCGCCATCAACCGCTACTGCTACATCTGCCACCGCAGGGCCTACCACCGGCTCTGCGGCCCCCGGCACGTCCCCCTCTACATTGGCCTCATCTGGCTCCTCACCCTGGTGGCGCTGGTCCCCAACTTCTTCGTGGGGTCCTTGGAATACGACCCACGCATCTATTCTTGCACCTTCATCCAGACGGCCAGTGCTCGGTACACGGCGGCCGTGGTGGCCATCCACTTCCTGCTGCCCCTCACAGCCGTGGCCTTCTGCTACCTGCGCATCTGGGCGTTCGTGCTGCAGGCTCGCAGGAAGGCCAAGGCGGAGAGCAAGCCGCACCTGCGGCCCAGCGACGTGCGCAGCTTTCTCTCCATGTTCACCGTGTTCGCCATCTTCGCCGTCTGCTGGGCCCCTCTGAACGGCATCGGCTTGGCGGTGGCCATCGATCCGCAGGCGCTGGCCGCCCGGGTTCCCGAGGGGCTCTTCGTCACCAGCTACTTCCTGGCGTATTTCCACAGCTGCCTCAACGCCATCGTGTACGGGATGCTGAACCAGAACTTCCGCAGGGAGTACGCGCGCATCATCTCGGAGCTCTGCGCCCCGCGAGGCTGCCACGCGGCGGCCCTGAGTGCCTCCCACGGCGGCCACGCAGACAGGCTGCCGCGCCGCGCCCCTGCCATCCTCCCCACGCAGCCCCGTGCCCAAGCCACCACACTCTAG